One genomic segment of Nonomuraea coxensis DSM 45129 includes these proteins:
- a CDS encoding CoA-acylating methylmalonate-semialdehyde dehydrogenase, with product MKSVTHWINGAPAEGGSGRTAELFNPATGEVSGHVALADVADVDAAVAAAVAAFPAWRDASLVKRAQVLFRFRELMAAHRDELAALISAEHGKVHSDALGEVARGLEVVEFACGIPHLLKGGFSEGVSTRVDSYSIRQPLGVVAGITPFNFPAMVPMWMFPLAIACGNAFVLKPSEKDPSASLLMARLWQEAGLPDGVFSVVQGDKTAVDRLLEHPDVRAVSFVGSTPIARYVYETGTAHGKRVQALGGAKNHMLVLPDADLDLVADAAVSAGFGSAGERCMAISVVLAVDPVGDELVKKITERVDRLVLGPGDDPKSEMGPLVTRQHRDKVASYLDLGVEEGAELVVDGRHTAVLGGGTAADAPGFWLGPTVLDRVPPGSRTHTEEIFGPVLSIVRVSSYEQGLELINGGEYGNGTAIFTNDGGAARRFQNEVEVGMVGINVPIPVPMAFYSFGGWKASLFGDTHVHGTEGVHFYTRGKVVTSRWLDPSHGGVNLGFPTNK from the coding sequence GTGAAGTCGGTCACCCACTGGATCAACGGCGCCCCCGCCGAGGGCGGCTCCGGCCGTACGGCCGAGCTGTTCAACCCGGCCACCGGCGAGGTGTCCGGCCACGTCGCGCTGGCGGACGTCGCCGACGTGGACGCGGCGGTCGCCGCGGCGGTCGCGGCCTTCCCCGCCTGGCGGGACGCCTCCCTGGTCAAGCGCGCGCAGGTGCTGTTCCGCTTCCGCGAGCTGATGGCCGCCCACCGCGACGAGCTGGCCGCGCTGATCTCCGCCGAGCACGGCAAGGTGCACTCCGACGCGCTCGGCGAGGTGGCCCGCGGCCTGGAGGTCGTCGAGTTCGCCTGCGGCATCCCCCACCTGCTCAAGGGCGGCTTCAGCGAGGGCGTCTCGACCCGGGTCGACTCCTACTCGATCCGCCAGCCGCTCGGCGTGGTGGCCGGGATCACCCCGTTCAACTTCCCGGCGATGGTGCCGATGTGGATGTTCCCGCTGGCCATCGCCTGCGGCAACGCCTTCGTGCTGAAGCCGTCGGAGAAGGACCCCTCGGCGTCGCTGCTGATGGCGCGGCTGTGGCAGGAGGCCGGGCTGCCCGACGGCGTGTTCAGCGTCGTCCAGGGCGACAAGACGGCGGTGGACCGGCTGCTGGAGCACCCCGACGTGCGCGCCGTGTCGTTCGTCGGCTCCACCCCGATCGCCCGCTACGTCTACGAGACCGGCACTGCCCACGGCAAGCGGGTGCAGGCGCTCGGCGGCGCCAAGAACCACATGCTGGTGCTTCCCGACGCCGACCTCGACCTGGTGGCGGACGCGGCGGTCTCGGCCGGGTTCGGCTCGGCGGGTGAGCGGTGCATGGCGATCTCCGTCGTGCTGGCCGTGGACCCGGTCGGCGACGAGCTGGTCAAGAAGATCACCGAGCGGGTGGACAGGCTCGTCCTCGGCCCCGGCGACGACCCGAAGTCCGAGATGGGCCCGCTGGTCACCCGCCAGCACCGCGACAAGGTCGCCTCCTACCTGGACCTCGGCGTCGAGGAGGGCGCGGAGCTGGTAGTGGACGGCCGGCACACGGCGGTCCTCGGCGGCGGCACGGCGGCCGACGCGCCGGGCTTCTGGCTCGGGCCGACCGTCCTCGACCGGGTGCCGCCCGGCTCGCGCACGCACACCGAGGAGATCTTCGGCCCGGTGCTGTCGATCGTGCGGGTCAGCTCGTACGAGCAGGGCCTGGAGCTCATCAACGGCGGCGAGTACGGCAACGGCACGGCCATCTTCACCAACGACGGCGGCGCCGCCCGGCGCTTCCAGAACGAGGTGGAGGTCGGCATGGTCGGCATCAACGTGCCGATCCCGGTGCCGATGGCGTTCTACAGCTTCGGCGGCTGGAAGGCGTCCCTGTTCGGGGACACGCACGTGCACGGCACCGAGGGCGTGCACTTCTACACCCGCGGCAAGGTGGTCACCTCCCGCTGGCTCGACCCCTCCCACGGGGGCGTGAACCTGGGCTTCCCCACCAACAAGTAA
- a CDS encoding aspartate aminotransferase family protein codes for MSELLARHRAVMPNWVALNYNEPIEIVSGKGNRVVDADGKSYLDFFAGILTNMIGYDVPEVREAVERQLATGVVHTSTVYLLRGQVELAEKIARLSGIPDAKVFFTNSGTEANETALLLATYARKSDQVLAMRQSYHGRSFGAVSVTSNRAWKNNSLSPLNVHFLHGADRHLAQFKGMSDADYIAACADDLRHVLATAVSNDVAALIAEPIQGVGGFTMAPDGLFAAYKEVLDEQGILFISDEVQTGWGRTGSAFFGIQDHGVTPDMITFAKGLGNGFAVGGVVARGDLMDGPHAVGLSTFGGNPISMAAANATLDYVLDHDLQANAARTGAIIIDGLKEAAKRLSVVKDVRGKGLMFAVELESPAQAARFMEESKKAGLLAGKGGLHGTAIRMAPPLTLTVDEAVEGLGIIVGALEIIDAEAAQQ; via the coding sequence ATGTCGGAGCTACTAGCGCGCCACCGGGCAGTGATGCCGAACTGGGTGGCGCTCAACTACAACGAGCCCATCGAGATCGTCAGCGGCAAAGGCAACCGGGTCGTCGACGCCGACGGCAAGAGCTACCTCGACTTCTTCGCCGGCATCCTGACCAACATGATCGGCTACGACGTGCCCGAGGTGCGTGAGGCCGTCGAGCGTCAGCTCGCCACCGGCGTCGTCCACACCAGCACGGTCTACCTGCTCCGCGGCCAGGTCGAACTGGCCGAGAAGATCGCCCGGCTGTCCGGCATCCCCGACGCCAAGGTCTTCTTCACCAACTCCGGGACCGAGGCCAACGAGACGGCGCTGCTGCTGGCCACGTACGCGCGCAAGAGCGACCAGGTGCTCGCCATGCGGCAGAGCTACCACGGCCGCAGCTTCGGCGCCGTCAGCGTCACCTCCAACCGCGCCTGGAAGAACAACTCGCTCTCCCCGCTCAACGTGCACTTCCTGCACGGCGCCGACCGGCACCTGGCCCAGTTCAAGGGCATGTCGGACGCCGACTACATCGCGGCGTGCGCCGACGACCTGCGCCACGTCCTCGCCACCGCCGTCTCGAACGACGTGGCGGCCCTCATCGCCGAGCCGATCCAGGGCGTCGGCGGGTTCACCATGGCGCCCGACGGGCTGTTCGCGGCGTACAAGGAGGTGCTGGACGAGCAGGGCATCCTGTTCATCTCCGACGAGGTGCAGACCGGCTGGGGCCGCACCGGCAGCGCGTTCTTCGGCATCCAGGACCACGGCGTCACCCCCGACATGATCACCTTCGCCAAGGGCCTCGGCAACGGCTTCGCCGTGGGCGGCGTCGTGGCCCGCGGCGACCTCATGGACGGCCCGCACGCCGTGGGCCTGTCCACCTTCGGCGGCAACCCGATCTCCATGGCCGCCGCCAACGCCACCCTCGACTACGTGCTCGACCACGACCTGCAGGCCAACGCCGCGCGCACCGGCGCCATCATCATCGACGGCCTCAAGGAGGCCGCCAAGCGGCTGTCCGTCGTCAAGGACGTCCGCGGCAAGGGCCTGATGTTCGCCGTCGAGCTGGAGAGCCCCGCCCAGGCGGCCCGCTTCATGGAGGAGAGCAAGAAGGCGGGCCTGCTGGCGGGCAAGGGCGGCCTCCACGGCACCGCCATCCGCATGGCCCCGCCGCTCACCCTCACGGTGGACGAGGCGGTCGAGGGCCTCGGCATCATCGTCGGCGCCCTGGAGATCATCGACGCGGAGGCGGCGCAGCAGTGA